One genomic segment of Paenibacillus durus includes these proteins:
- a CDS encoding MFS transporter, with the protein MSTINRGTYQEDAGVQGRRWLILIVLNLFIFMSTLDGSIVNIALPVLSEKLNLPIAQIEWVTTGYLMAICAAILFFGRLGDIAGKIRLFKIGTVVFILGSLLCGLSGSLPVLVAARVVQAMGASMTMANSQGIVTDIFPATERGKALGLMGTFVSLGSIAGPSLGGIIVANLGWEYIFWVNVPIGLMAIFLGWKVLPKDLIQVKARVDIPGSLLFACFIIALFTGLLLGQQHGYGSTGIIIALCAAVLAFIAFLQVELRRPEPLLQLNLFKNPLFSLSILCGFLVFAANFCFNIISPFYTQNMLGLSPSSAGFLLMLFPISMVVIAPLSGALSDKIGSEFLTFAGLVVMVIAQFGLAQLHDGSPVWLVGVWIAMLGVGNGLFQSPNNSLIMSTVPRTELGSAGSVNSLVRNIGMVVGITIATTTLFHVMSGKAGYRVTGLIPDRPDIFLAGMHVVLITSAAISLAAALLTGWRFMHTRRVRVEVSQHRPGEGRG; encoded by the coding sequence ATGAGCACAATTAATCGGGGAACTTATCAAGAGGATGCCGGCGTACAGGGCCGCCGCTGGCTGATTCTTATTGTATTAAATCTGTTTATTTTCATGTCCACCTTGGACGGAAGCATTGTGAACATTGCTCTGCCGGTGCTGTCGGAGAAGCTGAATCTGCCGATCGCACAGATCGAATGGGTGACCACCGGCTATCTGATGGCGATTTGCGCGGCGATTCTGTTCTTCGGAAGACTTGGAGATATCGCCGGCAAGATTAGACTGTTCAAGATCGGCACGGTCGTCTTCATCCTTGGTTCCTTGCTGTGCGGGCTGAGCGGTTCGCTGCCGGTGCTGGTGGCGGCCAGGGTTGTTCAGGCGATGGGCGCATCAATGACCATGGCGAACAGCCAGGGTATTGTGACGGATATTTTTCCGGCAACGGAGCGGGGGAAGGCGCTCGGGCTTATGGGCACCTTCGTTTCTCTTGGAAGTATCGCCGGTCCAAGCCTTGGCGGCATTATTGTTGCCAATCTCGGCTGGGAGTATATCTTCTGGGTGAATGTTCCGATCGGCTTGATGGCAATCTTCCTTGGCTGGAAGGTGCTCCCGAAAGATCTGATCCAGGTGAAGGCGAGAGTCGACATTCCCGGAAGCCTGCTGTTCGCATGTTTCATTATTGCTCTGTTTACGGGCCTTCTGCTCGGACAGCAGCATGGATACGGGAGTACCGGCATAATAATTGCGCTCTGCGCTGCCGTACTAGCCTTTATCGCCTTTCTCCAGGTGGAGCTGCGGAGGCCCGAGCCGCTGCTGCAATTGAATCTCTTCAAGAATCCGCTGTTCTCGCTCAGCATTCTTTGCGGGTTTCTCGTATTCGCCGCCAACTTCTGCTTTAACATTATTTCGCCATTCTACACACAGAACATGCTTGGCCTGTCTCCGTCTTCGGCGGGCTTTCTGCTCATGCTGTTTCCGATAAGCATGGTAGTCATCGCCCCGCTGAGCGGCGCTTTGTCGGACAAGATCGGCTCGGAATTTCTTACATTTGCCGGACTGGTCGTCATGGTCATCGCCCAATTCGGACTGGCTCAGCTTCATGACGGGAGTCCAGTCTGGCTCGTGGGTGTATGGATCGCGATGCTAGGGGTTGGCAACGGACTGTTTCAGTCCCCTAACAACTCCCTGATTATGTCCACAGTGCCCCGCACTGAGCTCGGTTCGGCGGGCAGCGTGAATTCGCTGGTGCGCAATATCGGTATGGTCGTCGGCATTACCATTGCCACCACCACCTTGTTCCATGTGATGAGCGGCAAAGCCGGCTATCGCGTCACCGGTTTGATCCCGGACCGTCCCGATATTTTTCTGGCGGGCATGCATGTCGTGTTAATCACTTCAGCGGCAATCAGTCTGGCGGCGGCTCTGCTGACGGGCTGGCGGTTCATGCACACAAGACGGGTTCGTGTAGAGGTTAGTCAGCACAGACCGGGAGAGGGCAGAGGATGA
- a CDS encoding ABC transporter permease, producing the protein MNVLTKLGKRYTVVIAFLVLWEASVRFEWVDPQFIPPLTRVLQFIGEQAATGALAHHLLISLGRAAGGLAIALIAGVPLGIALAGWPDKIRIATRPVLEWLSHINPFVVFHIIIVFMGAGEPTKVSIIAWACIWPIMFSTLSGMIHADADIVKAARSFGLSRLRLTTKVLLPLAFPSILTGTRLAAGYALLFLIAAEMMGSSSGLGFMIYTAQANYQIVEMFSGVLIIAVLAIVLDGIMSAAGKWLGHPAIK; encoded by the coding sequence GTGAATGTGTTAACAAAGCTTGGCAAGCGTTATACTGTCGTCATCGCCTTCCTCGTCCTGTGGGAAGCCAGTGTAAGGTTCGAATGGGTAGACCCCCAATTCATTCCTCCGCTCACGCGGGTGCTTCAGTTCATCGGCGAACAGGCGGCAACAGGAGCGCTGGCGCACCATCTGCTGATTAGCCTGGGGCGCGCCGCCGGAGGACTGGCCATCGCCCTGATTGCAGGTGTGCCGCTCGGAATAGCCCTGGCCGGCTGGCCGGACAAGATCCGTATTGCCACCAGGCCGGTGCTGGAGTGGCTCTCTCACATCAATCCCTTTGTTGTGTTTCACATCATCATCGTATTCATGGGAGCCGGCGAGCCCACGAAAGTCTCGATTATCGCCTGGGCCTGCATTTGGCCGATTATGTTCAGCACGCTGTCCGGGATGATCCATGCCGACGCAGACATTGTCAAAGCGGCGCGTTCATTTGGGCTAAGCCGCCTTCGGCTGACGACGAAAGTCCTGCTTCCCTTAGCCTTCCCCTCCATCTTGACCGGAACACGTCTAGCTGCGGGCTATGCGCTGCTGTTTCTGATCGCGGCTGAAATGATGGGATCCAGCTCCGGCCTGGGCTTCATGATTTATACGGCGCAAGCCAATTATCAGATTGTGGAGATGTTCTCCGGAGTTTTGATTATTGCGGTCCTGGCCATCGTGCTGGACGGAATCATGTCAGCGGCAGGCAAATGGCTAGGCCATCCCGCTATAAAATGA
- a CDS encoding ABC transporter permease has product MNSTAVKLKKIGIGSIPILLFFIFWEIGARIIPKGVISPPSDAILAIFRSAFSDVLLGQTLISLYRVLLGFLLSLIIGIPLGFLLGTFFSSAEKALLPFFRTCEKLNPFAIIPIFMIFFGIGTSEKVVVIFWSALWPVLFNTMSGAKDIDYNLLRAARSMGATRRELFTKVVLPFTAPNIFIGIEFAAQLSFFMIIASEVIGASTGLGWYYINSTARYDLPLMYGIVLFITVLGIIINLLFARLKKRFLVWKEASQLH; this is encoded by the coding sequence ATGAATTCCACCGCAGTCAAGCTTAAAAAAATCGGCATCGGCAGCATCCCGATCCTGTTGTTCTTCATTTTCTGGGAGATCGGCGCCCGAATCATTCCGAAGGGCGTCATCTCGCCTCCCAGCGACGCGATTCTAGCCATCTTCCGCTCGGCATTCTCCGACGTGCTGCTGGGGCAGACGCTAATCAGCCTGTACCGGGTGCTGCTCGGGTTCTTGCTCTCGCTGATTATCGGTATTCCGCTCGGATTTTTGCTCGGTACCTTTTTTAGTTCGGCGGAAAAAGCGTTGCTGCCTTTCTTCCGCACCTGCGAGAAGCTGAACCCCTTCGCGATCATTCCGATTTTCATGATCTTCTTCGGAATCGGAACTTCGGAAAAGGTGGTCGTCATCTTCTGGTCTGCGCTCTGGCCCGTACTGTTTAATACGATGTCCGGAGCCAAGGATATCGATTACAACCTGCTGCGGGCGGCACGGTCCATGGGAGCTACGCGCAGAGAGCTGTTTACCAAGGTCGTCCTGCCGTTCACCGCGCCCAATATTTTTATCGGTATTGAATTTGCCGCCCAGCTATCGTTCTTCATGATTATCGCATCTGAAGTCATCGGTGCCAGCACGGGGCTCGGATGGTATTACATCAACTCTACCGCCCGCTATGATCTGCCGCTCATGTACGGCATCGTCCTGTTCATCACCGTGCTGGGCATTATCATCAACCTGTTGTTCGCCAGACTGAAAAAGCGCTTTCTGGTATGGAAAGAAGCGTCACAGCTTCACTAA
- a CDS encoding ABC transporter permease, whose product MKWIISVHRKLLSFYLFFLVLIVWELAPRLGLVSNVFVPPFSRIVKTGVELGLTNIFLYISISLKRVFVGFVLATILALPLGFILAGAMPKLAAFLHPLTKFLSSIPPFILFPVFVIIIGIGEGGIYTVIFWSSFWPILFTTIAGIQNVDPLLIRSAKSMNAGKLVIFTKVILPGASPTLITGLRTGLTMSFFMLIGSESMGADSGMGWMIHNAQSMGFVERIYLGAIMVAGVGLALNYVLEYLESAVLHWRQAPDSSHKAAA is encoded by the coding sequence ATGAAATGGATCATTTCGGTTCATCGGAAACTGTTAAGCTTTTATCTTTTTTTCCTGGTGCTGATCGTTTGGGAGCTTGCGCCGAGGCTGGGACTCGTTAGCAACGTATTTGTCCCGCCCTTCTCGCGGATCGTAAAGACCGGAGTCGAACTGGGACTGACAAACATTTTTCTCTACATTTCCATCAGCCTGAAAAGAGTGTTTGTCGGCTTTGTCCTGGCTACCATTTTGGCCCTGCCGCTTGGCTTTATTCTGGCCGGAGCCATGCCGAAGCTGGCCGCATTTCTCCACCCTCTCACCAAATTTCTCTCCAGCATCCCGCCGTTTATTCTATTTCCGGTCTTCGTTATCATTATCGGAATCGGAGAGGGAGGCATCTATACGGTTATCTTCTGGTCGTCGTTCTGGCCGATATTGTTCACGACCATAGCCGGTATTCAGAATGTCGATCCGCTGCTGATCCGGTCGGCCAAATCCATGAATGCGGGCAAACTGGTGATCTTCACAAAGGTGATCCTGCCCGGCGCCTCGCCGACATTGATCACCGGACTCCGTACCGGACTGACCATGAGCTTCTTCATGCTGATCGGTTCGGAGAGCATGGGCGCCGATTCCGGTATGGGCTGGATGATCCACAATGCCCAAAGCATGGGGTTTGTCGAGCGCATTTACCTTGGAGCCATTATGGTTGCAGGCGTCGGTCTGGCGCTCAATTATGTGCTTGAATACCTGGAGAGTGCAGTGCTGCATTGGCGGCAGGCTCCCGATTCAAGCCATAAAGCCGCGGCCTAG
- a CDS encoding ABC transporter substrate-binding protein, whose protein sequence is MADGKKKWVIISVVAALVVVGIGVGSYLGQTKKGIGIQGAAGLSTLKNAGFDPAKSGKKVYTIKTDTKVNCSSTPWVIAEKKGFFAEEGINVEYTGELTTAQVLPSILNGTNNVSSTHVNNIATYIAGGAKIKGVTIGGVEPKPDVDEKYHHMKFYVSPKAGVSSLDELIKKKKGEKITINGTVPSCTTFIATNAFDHLGFKRDQIKFVAFESDTAALQANQQGNIDIVGVHPPFYKLAKDSGLIEIFDTADTGLGEAAGTTFYYFTEQFIKDNPEAIQGFVNAIKKAQDWIVNPAHEEEAIKLTGDYIGQPVNAVHYYYTGKGFQDKLIQPWIDDLVVSGSLKKDQLHVNDLITTQFDPS, encoded by the coding sequence ATGGCAGATGGTAAAAAGAAATGGGTTATTATTTCCGTAGTCGCCGCTTTGGTGGTAGTAGGAATCGGCGTGGGCAGCTACTTGGGGCAGACGAAGAAAGGAATCGGCATCCAAGGCGCCGCAGGGTTATCGACCTTAAAGAACGCAGGGTTTGACCCGGCCAAATCCGGCAAGAAGGTGTACACCATCAAAACCGACACCAAGGTCAACTGCTCCTCCACACCATGGGTGATTGCCGAGAAAAAAGGCTTTTTCGCCGAGGAAGGGATCAATGTGGAATATACCGGCGAGCTGACTACCGCACAAGTACTTCCCTCCATCTTGAACGGAACGAACAATGTCTCCAGCACCCATGTTAACAATATCGCCACCTATATCGCCGGCGGGGCCAAAATCAAGGGCGTTACGATCGGCGGAGTTGAACCGAAGCCGGATGTTGATGAAAAATATCATCACATGAAATTCTATGTCAGCCCCAAGGCGGGTGTTTCTTCCCTGGATGAGCTGATCAAGAAGAAGAAGGGTGAGAAAATTACGATCAACGGCACCGTACCGAGCTGCACAACCTTTATCGCCACCAACGCATTCGACCATCTGGGCTTCAAGCGTGATCAAATCAAGTTTGTCGCTTTCGAAAGCGACACGGCGGCCTTGCAGGCCAACCAGCAGGGCAATATTGACATCGTCGGCGTCCATCCACCCTTTTACAAGTTGGCAAAGGACTCCGGTCTGATCGAAATTTTCGACACGGCGGATACCGGACTCGGCGAAGCGGCAGGCACAACCTTCTACTACTTCACGGAACAATTTATCAAGGATAATCCCGAAGCCATCCAGGGCTTTGTCAACGCGATTAAGAAAGCGCAGGACTGGATCGTCAACCCGGCGCATGAGGAAGAAGCGATCAAGCTGACCGGCGACTATATCGGCCAACCGGTAAACGCCGTGCACTACTACTACACTGGAAAAGGATTCCAGGACAAGCTGATCCAGCCTTGGATTGATGACCTCGTTGTATCCGGATCCTTGAAGAAGGATCAGCTTCACGTCAATGACCTGATCACCACCCAGTTTGACCCTAGCTGA